The Burkholderia ambifaria AMMD genome has a segment encoding these proteins:
- the manD gene encoding D-mannonate dehydratase ManD codes for MKIERLQTIVTCPGRNFVTVKIVTDEGVHGLGDATLNGRELAVRVYLEDHVFPCLVGRDPRNIEDIWQYLYRGAYWRRGPVTMTAIAAIDMALWDILGKLAGMPVYRLLGGRSRDGLMVYGHANGRDHEEAIDAVHAHIEAGYRAIRVQSGVPGLDKVYGVGKTAGAYEPAEKGLPPEEPWDTALYLRHTPELFRKVRDAVGDAPHLLHDAHHRLTPIEAARLGRDLEPHRLFWLEDATPAENQDAFRLIRQHTTTPLAVGEVFNSIWDCKDLIRDQLIDYIRATIVHAGGITHVRRIADYAAMYQVRTGFHGATDLSPVCMAAAVNFGLWAPNFGIQELMPHSALTDEVFPHNYRFEDGYLVMDDVPGLGVDIDETLAAKYPYERAYLPVARLRDGSMWNW; via the coding sequence GTGAAAATCGAACGCTTGCAGACCATCGTCACGTGTCCGGGCCGGAACTTCGTGACGGTGAAGATCGTGACCGACGAGGGCGTCCACGGCCTCGGCGACGCGACGCTCAACGGGCGCGAGCTCGCGGTGCGCGTGTACCTGGAAGACCACGTGTTCCCGTGCCTCGTCGGCCGCGACCCGCGCAACATCGAGGACATCTGGCAATACCTGTATCGCGGCGCGTACTGGCGGCGCGGGCCCGTGACGATGACGGCGATCGCCGCGATCGACATGGCGCTGTGGGACATCCTGGGCAAGCTCGCGGGCATGCCCGTCTACCGGCTGCTCGGCGGCAGGAGCCGCGACGGCCTGATGGTGTACGGCCACGCGAACGGGCGCGATCACGAGGAAGCGATCGACGCGGTGCATGCGCACATCGAGGCCGGCTATCGCGCGATCCGCGTGCAGTCGGGCGTGCCGGGGCTCGACAAGGTGTACGGCGTCGGCAAGACGGCCGGCGCGTACGAGCCGGCCGAGAAGGGGCTGCCGCCCGAGGAGCCGTGGGACACCGCGCTCTACCTGCGCCACACGCCGGAGCTGTTCCGCAAGGTGCGCGACGCGGTCGGCGACGCGCCGCACCTGCTGCACGACGCGCATCACCGGCTCACGCCGATCGAGGCCGCGCGGCTTGGCCGTGACCTCGAGCCGCACCGGCTGTTCTGGCTCGAGGACGCGACGCCGGCGGAGAACCAGGACGCATTCCGCCTGATCCGCCAGCACACGACGACGCCGCTCGCGGTGGGCGAAGTGTTCAACTCGATCTGGGATTGCAAGGACCTGATCCGCGACCAGCTGATCGACTACATCCGCGCGACGATCGTGCACGCGGGCGGCATCACGCACGTGCGGCGCATCGCCGATTACGCGGCGATGTACCAGGTGCGCACCGGCTTCCACGGCGCGACGGACCTGTCGCCCGTCTGCATGGCGGCGGCCGTGAACTTCGGGCTGTGGGCGCCGAACTTCGGCATCCAGGAGCTGATGCCGCACAGCGCGCTGACCGACGAAGTGTTTCCGCACAACTACCGCTTCGAGGACGGCTATCTCGTGATGGACGACGTGCCGGGCCTCGGCGTCGACATCGACGAGACGCTGGCCGCGAAATATCCGTACGAGCGCGCGTACCTGCCGGTCGCGCGGCTGCGCGACGGCTCGATGTGGAACTGGTGA
- a CDS encoding PDR/VanB family oxidoreductase, producing MSDATLTVRVARKWQEARDICGFEFVSDDGSPLPRFDAGAHIDVHLPGGLVRQYSLCNHPEHGDRYQIAVLRDADGRGGSRAIHDEVRQGDTVRIGLPRNQFPLAPDAPHHLLLAGGIGVTPILCMAERLFSSGIPFDMHYCARSTDRMAFVERINAAGFHDRARFHVDDGDPAQRFDLASVLAAAPDGTHLYVCGPRGFMDAVLSAARERGWADERLHYEFFGGAVASSGADRAFQVRIASSGKVIDVPAECTVIAALAANGVEILTSCEQGVCGTCVTRVLEGEPDHRDSYLTEAEQATGDQFMPCCSRSRSDLLVLDL from the coding sequence ATGAGCGATGCGACGCTGACGGTGCGGGTCGCCCGCAAATGGCAGGAAGCGCGCGACATCTGCGGCTTCGAATTCGTCAGCGACGACGGCTCGCCGTTGCCGCGCTTCGACGCCGGCGCCCATATCGACGTGCATTTGCCGGGCGGCCTCGTGCGCCAGTACTCGCTGTGCAATCACCCGGAGCACGGCGACCGCTATCAGATCGCGGTGCTGCGCGATGCCGACGGCCGCGGCGGCTCGCGCGCCATTCACGATGAAGTGCGGCAAGGCGATACCGTGCGGATCGGCCTTCCGCGCAATCAATTCCCGCTCGCGCCCGACGCACCGCACCACCTGTTGCTCGCGGGCGGGATCGGCGTGACGCCGATTCTCTGCATGGCGGAACGGCTGTTCTCGTCCGGCATCCCGTTCGACATGCACTACTGCGCGCGCTCGACCGACCGCATGGCGTTCGTCGAGCGGATCAACGCGGCCGGGTTCCATGACCGCGCGCGCTTCCACGTCGACGACGGCGACCCCGCGCAACGCTTCGACCTGGCCTCGGTGCTCGCCGCGGCGCCTGACGGCACGCACCTGTACGTCTGCGGCCCGCGCGGCTTCATGGATGCGGTGCTGAGCGCCGCGCGCGAGCGCGGCTGGGCGGACGAGCGGCTGCATTACGAGTTCTTCGGCGGCGCGGTTGCGTCGTCCGGCGCCGATCGTGCGTTCCAGGTCCGGATCGCGAGCAGCGGCAAGGTGATCGACGTGCCGGCTGAATGCACGGTGATCGCGGCGCTGGCGGCCAACGGCGTCGAGATTCTTACGTCGTGCGAGCAAGGCGTATGCGGCACCTGCGTGACGCGCGTGCTGGAAGGCGAGCCCGATCATCGCGATTCGTATCTGACGGAAGCGGAACAAGCGACCGGCGACCAGTTCATGCCGTGCTGTTCGCGATCGCGAAGCGACCTGCTGGTACTCGATCTGTAG
- a CDS encoding MFS transporter, whose translation MSANIRNTIDESPMSAFQTMAVTACVVLNMLDGFDVLAIAFAAPHLAAEWKLSGKEIGLLLSAGLAGMGLGSVLIAPLADRVGRRRIILLCLAVISTGMLACAATHSTLQLAAARAYTGLGIGGMLASLTVISGEYASNKWRSAAIGMQSTGYAIGATAGGVIAGYLLSTWGWRSVFAFGGILTLMSIPMVLALLPESLDFLLARRPDDALPKINRILARMKRVPIDALPAATASVDTANPASSWTAVLRAPLTRRTIALWIAFFLVMGSFYFVVSWTPKLLVQAGMSASQGVTGGVLLNLGGIAGASLFSLLSTRFGLRNLLGATLLLGGVLMVVFGANTGSLGIGMTVAVFLGAVINACVAGMYALSPTPYPAEIRTTGIGLAVGIGRLGAILSPMTVGALLDNGWSVSHLYLAFLVPLAGAAIAVAVAGARAAAPRRQRDPALS comes from the coding sequence GTGAGCGCAAATATCCGCAATACGATCGACGAATCCCCGATGAGCGCGTTTCAGACGATGGCGGTCACGGCCTGCGTCGTCCTGAACATGCTCGATGGCTTCGACGTGCTCGCCATCGCGTTTGCCGCGCCGCATCTGGCAGCCGAGTGGAAACTGAGCGGCAAGGAAATCGGCCTGCTGCTGAGCGCCGGGCTGGCCGGCATGGGCCTCGGCTCGGTGCTGATCGCACCGCTGGCCGACCGCGTCGGCCGCCGCCGCATCATCCTGCTGTGCCTCGCCGTGATCTCGACCGGGATGCTGGCCTGCGCGGCCACCCACAGCACGCTGCAACTCGCGGCCGCGCGTGCGTATACGGGGCTCGGCATCGGCGGCATGCTGGCGAGCCTGACCGTCATCAGCGGCGAGTACGCATCGAACAAATGGCGCAGCGCCGCGATCGGCATGCAGTCGACGGGCTACGCGATCGGCGCCACCGCCGGCGGCGTGATCGCCGGTTACCTGCTGTCGACGTGGGGATGGCGCAGCGTGTTCGCGTTCGGCGGCATCCTGACGCTGATGTCGATCCCGATGGTGCTCGCGCTGCTGCCGGAATCGCTCGACTTCCTGCTCGCGCGGCGCCCGGACGACGCGCTGCCGAAAATCAACCGCATCCTCGCGAGAATGAAGCGCGTGCCGATCGACGCGCTGCCGGCCGCGACCGCTTCCGTCGACACGGCGAACCCCGCGTCGAGCTGGACGGCCGTGCTGCGCGCACCGCTCACGCGCCGCACGATCGCGCTGTGGATCGCGTTCTTTCTCGTGATGGGCAGCTTCTACTTCGTCGTGAGCTGGACGCCGAAACTGCTGGTCCAGGCCGGCATGTCGGCATCGCAGGGCGTGACCGGCGGCGTGCTGCTCAATCTCGGCGGCATCGCGGGCGCGTCGCTCTTCAGCCTGCTGTCGACGCGGTTCGGCCTGCGCAACCTGCTGGGCGCGACGCTGCTGCTGGGCGGTGTGCTGATGGTCGTGTTCGGCGCGAACACCGGCTCGCTCGGCATCGGCATGACGGTCGCGGTGTTCCTCGGTGCGGTGATCAATGCGTGCGTGGCCGGCATGTATGCGCTGTCGCCGACGCCGTATCCGGCCGAGATCCGCACGACCGGCATCGGTCTCGCGGTCGGCATCGGCCGCCTCGGCGCGATCCTGTCGCCGATGACGGTCGGCGCGCTGCTGGACAACGGCTGGTCCGTGTCCCACCTCTATCTCGCGTTCCTCGTGCCGCTGGCCGGCGCGGCCATCGCCGTCGCCGTGGCGGGCGCGCGCGCCGCGGCACCGCGCCGGCAACGCGATCCGGCGCTGTCGTAA
- a CDS encoding aromatic ring-hydroxylating dioxygenase subunit alpha, translating to MAHHAAPPINTTKFPIDRWWVAALSSELTDKPVARTLLGRPVVLFRLPSGEVGALEDRCCHKSLPLSCGSLEVRGLRCGYHGLLFDRDGACVEIPGQDRIPAKACVASYPVREQDAIVWIWIGAEAHAEPTCAPPRYPFHSDPQYRFGGGHYHYDAPYQLIHDNLMDLSHLGYVHLKTIGGNASLHMGAETRVSTDGDTVTLVRRMPDSEPPPTYTAAWPFAGRVDRWQEIEFHVSHIRIWTGAMDAGTGDLHDPARGGFHMRGFHGITPETETTTHYFWTVATNPQHDIERVARTVIEQSAATFDEDKTVIEAQYRNQLRFPDRRQIDIHVDAGPNRARRVIERLLLQPEPA from the coding sequence ATGGCGCATCATGCCGCACCACCAATCAATACTACTAAGTTTCCTATCGACCGATGGTGGGTCGCCGCGCTGTCATCCGAACTGACGGACAAACCCGTCGCGCGCACGCTGCTCGGGCGCCCGGTCGTACTGTTCCGCTTGCCGTCCGGTGAAGTCGGTGCGCTGGAGGATCGCTGCTGCCACAAGTCGCTGCCGCTGTCGTGCGGCTCGCTCGAGGTGCGCGGCCTGCGCTGCGGCTATCACGGCCTGCTGTTCGACCGCGACGGCGCCTGCGTGGAGATTCCCGGCCAGGACCGGATTCCGGCGAAGGCGTGCGTGGCGTCGTATCCGGTGCGGGAACAGGACGCCATCGTATGGATCTGGATCGGCGCCGAAGCGCATGCTGAACCGACCTGCGCGCCGCCGCGTTATCCGTTCCACTCGGATCCGCAATACCGGTTCGGCGGCGGCCACTACCATTACGACGCGCCGTATCAGCTGATTCACGACAACCTGATGGACCTGAGCCACCTCGGCTATGTCCATCTGAAAACCATCGGCGGCAACGCGTCGCTGCACATGGGCGCGGAAACCCGCGTCAGCACCGACGGCGACACGGTCACGCTGGTCCGCCGCATGCCCGATTCCGAACCGCCGCCGACCTACACGGCGGCATGGCCGTTCGCGGGCCGCGTCGATCGCTGGCAGGAAATCGAATTCCATGTGTCGCACATCCGAATCTGGACCGGCGCGATGGACGCCGGCACCGGCGACCTGCACGATCCGGCGCGCGGCGGCTTTCACATGCGCGGCTTTCACGGCATCACGCCCGAAACGGAAACGACGACGCACTACTTCTGGACCGTCGCGACCAATCCGCAGCACGACATCGAACGCGTCGCGCGAACGGTCATCGAGCAATCCGCGGCGACGTTCGACGAGGACAAGACCGTGATCGAGGCGCAATACCGGAATCAGCTGCGGTTCCCGGACCGCCGCCAGATCGACATTCATGTCGACGCGGGCCCCAATCGCGCGCGGCGCGTGATCGAGCGGCTGCTGCTGCAACCCGAACCCGCGTAG
- a CDS encoding porin, with translation MKTKLGVALATAMALAGPACAQSSVTLYGIIDTGVSYYNNAAHGGSFTGMPTLTGEVPSRWGLRGTEDLGGGYQAFFVLENGFQPGTGALNYGGRLFGRQANVGVNSPFGALTLGRQMNMTMIVLTNADVIGPSIHSMADFDSYLPNARSDNAIGYKGTFHGVTLGATYSFGRDAAGPAGPSATGCAGQVPGDIVACRQYTAMLAYDASNFGLAASHDVMRGGGGALAPLNNPAYTDTRDIVAGYVKIGPAKLGAGWIRRNLAAAAHLQADIVFAGGTYYATPYLALDLQGVRYLQRRETSEGGTNATLLVGRANYFLSKRTTVYTSVGYMFNSANAANAVAAGGTVATGSNQLGVMAGIQQKF, from the coding sequence ATGAAAACGAAACTGGGCGTCGCGCTCGCGACGGCGATGGCGCTGGCCGGACCGGCCTGCGCGCAAAGCAGCGTCACGCTGTACGGGATCATCGATACCGGTGTGTCCTACTACAACAACGCCGCGCACGGCGGATCGTTCACCGGGATGCCGACGCTGACCGGCGAGGTGCCGTCACGCTGGGGCCTCAGAGGCACGGAGGATCTCGGCGGCGGCTACCAGGCCTTCTTCGTGCTCGAAAACGGCTTCCAGCCCGGCACCGGCGCATTGAACTATGGCGGACGCCTGTTCGGGCGGCAGGCGAACGTGGGCGTGAACAGTCCGTTCGGCGCGCTGACCCTCGGCCGCCAGATGAACATGACGATGATCGTGCTGACCAATGCCGACGTGATCGGCCCGTCGATTCATTCGATGGCGGATTTCGACTCCTACCTGCCGAACGCGCGCAGCGACAATGCGATCGGCTACAAGGGCACGTTCCACGGCGTGACGCTCGGCGCGACCTACAGCTTCGGCCGCGACGCGGCCGGCCCGGCCGGACCGTCGGCGACGGGCTGCGCCGGCCAGGTGCCCGGCGACATCGTCGCGTGCCGGCAGTACACGGCGATGCTCGCCTATGACGCGAGCAATTTCGGGCTGGCCGCGTCGCACGACGTGATGCGCGGCGGCGGCGGCGCGCTAGCGCCGCTGAACAATCCGGCGTACACCGACACGCGCGACATCGTCGCCGGCTACGTGAAGATCGGCCCCGCGAAACTCGGCGCCGGGTGGATCCGCCGCAACCTCGCGGCGGCCGCACACCTGCAGGCCGACATCGTGTTCGCGGGCGGCACGTACTATGCAACGCCGTACCTCGCGCTCGACCTGCAGGGCGTGCGCTACCTGCAGCGCCGCGAAACCAGCGAAGGCGGCACGAACGCCACGCTGCTCGTCGGCCGCGCGAACTATTTCCTGTCCAAGCGGACGACCGTCTATACGTCGGTGGGCTACATGTTCAACAGCGCCAACGCCGCCAATGCGGTAGCCGCCGGCGGCACCGTCGCGACCGGCAGCAACCAGCTCGGCGTCATGGCCGGGATTCAGCAGAAATTCTGA
- a CDS encoding Zn-dependent oxidoreductase translates to MLSVVVDRPNSMSVREVPLPAPAAGEVRVKVRYAGICGSDLHIFHGKNPFVSYPRIIGHEFVGTIESVGAGVDAARLGETVAVDPVISCGHCHACTIGRRNVCRHLSVLGVHRDGGFSQYTCVPAGNAYRIPDAIADTCAAIVEPFAVAANATSRTGVLPGDVALIYGAGTVGLTILQVLKRVYGIRAFITDRLDARLQLARKCGAAEDEIINTSVESLPDALAKRGVDGGPTLIFDAVCHPSILEEAVTIAAPAGRIGVLGFSSEPSAIVQAELTKKELTLAASRLNCAMFPQVIDWIARGLIQPEHIVTHKVGFRDVAQAFEMAEHNPAESCKILLDFAGG, encoded by the coding sequence ATGTTGAGCGTCGTTGTCGATCGTCCGAACAGCATGAGCGTGCGTGAAGTGCCGCTGCCCGCGCCCGCCGCCGGCGAGGTGCGCGTGAAGGTGCGCTATGCGGGCATCTGCGGGTCGGACCTGCACATCTTTCACGGCAAGAATCCGTTCGTGTCGTACCCGCGCATCATCGGCCATGAATTCGTCGGCACGATCGAATCGGTCGGCGCGGGCGTCGATGCCGCGCGGCTCGGCGAGACCGTCGCGGTCGATCCGGTGATCAGCTGCGGGCATTGCCACGCGTGCACGATCGGCCGGCGCAACGTGTGCCGGCATCTGAGCGTGCTCGGCGTGCATCGTGACGGCGGCTTCAGCCAGTACACGTGCGTGCCGGCCGGCAACGCGTACCGGATTCCGGACGCGATCGCCGACACCTGCGCGGCGATCGTCGAGCCGTTCGCGGTGGCCGCGAACGCGACGTCGCGCACCGGCGTGCTGCCGGGCGATGTCGCGCTGATCTACGGCGCCGGCACCGTCGGGCTGACGATCCTGCAGGTGCTCAAGCGCGTGTACGGCATTCGCGCGTTCATCACCGACCGGCTCGACGCGCGGCTGCAGCTCGCGCGCAAGTGCGGCGCGGCGGAGGACGAAATCATCAACACGAGCGTCGAGTCGCTGCCCGACGCGCTGGCCAAGCGCGGCGTCGACGGCGGCCCGACGCTGATCTTCGATGCGGTCTGCCATCCGTCGATTCTCGAGGAGGCCGTGACGATCGCCGCGCCGGCCGGCCGGATCGGCGTGCTCGGGTTTTCGTCGGAGCCGTCGGCGATCGTGCAGGCCGAGCTGACGAAGAAGGAGCTGACGCTCGCCGCATCGCGGCTCAACTGCGCGATGTTCCCGCAGGTGATCGACTGGATTGCGCGCGGGCTGATCCAGCCCGAGCACATCGTCACGCACAAGGTCGGCTTTCGCGACGTCGCGCAGGCGTTCGAGATGGCCGAGCACAATCCCGCGGAAAGCTGCAAGATCCTGCTCGATTTCGCGGGCGGCTGA
- a CDS encoding aromatic ring-hydroxylating oxygenase subunit alpha: protein MFLKNAWYVACTPDDIDGKPLGRKICNEPMVFYRAADGQVAALEDFCPHRGAPLSLGFVRDGVLVCGYHGLEMGCNGKAAGMPGQRVGGFPPIRSFPVVEQYGFIWVWPGDASEADPAKLPALSWAEDPAWAHGGGLYHIRCDYRLMIDNLMDLTHETYVHATSIGQKEIDEAAPKTTANGDEVVTSRFMQNVMPPPFWRMALRGNGLADDVPVDRWQICRFTPPSHVMIEVGVAHAGHGGYDAPADLKASSIVVDFITPETDTSIWYFWGMARNFRPDDHALTAEIREGQGKIFAEDLEMLERQQLNLEQWPERKLLKLNIDAGGVLSRKVIERLLADEQASSPQRPVIPVAQIKEAS, encoded by the coding sequence GTGTTTCTCAAGAACGCTTGGTATGTGGCCTGCACGCCCGATGACATCGACGGCAAGCCGCTGGGCCGCAAGATCTGCAACGAGCCGATGGTGTTTTACCGCGCGGCGGACGGCCAGGTCGCCGCGCTCGAGGACTTCTGCCCGCACCGCGGCGCGCCGCTGTCGCTGGGATTCGTGCGCGACGGCGTGCTCGTGTGCGGCTATCACGGGCTGGAAATGGGCTGCAACGGCAAGGCGGCCGGCATGCCGGGCCAGCGGGTCGGCGGCTTCCCGCCGATTCGCAGCTTCCCCGTCGTCGAACAGTACGGCTTCATCTGGGTGTGGCCGGGCGATGCGTCCGAAGCCGATCCGGCCAAACTGCCCGCGCTGTCGTGGGCCGAGGATCCGGCCTGGGCGCACGGCGGCGGCCTGTATCACATCCGCTGCGACTACCGGCTGATGATCGACAACCTGATGGACCTCACGCACGAAACGTACGTGCATGCGACGAGCATCGGCCAGAAGGAAATCGACGAAGCTGCGCCGAAGACGACCGCCAACGGCGACGAAGTCGTCACGAGCCGCTTCATGCAGAACGTGATGCCGCCGCCGTTCTGGCGGATGGCGCTGCGCGGCAACGGGCTGGCCGACGACGTGCCGGTCGACCGCTGGCAGATCTGCCGCTTCACGCCGCCGAGCCACGTGATGATCGAAGTGGGCGTCGCGCATGCGGGCCACGGCGGCTACGACGCGCCGGCCGATCTGAAGGCGTCGTCGATCGTGGTCGACTTCATCACGCCCGAGACGGACACCTCGATCTGGTACTTCTGGGGGATGGCGCGCAACTTCCGGCCCGACGATCACGCGCTGACCGCCGAAATCCGCGAAGGCCAGGGCAAGATCTTCGCCGAGGATCTCGAGATGCTCGAGCGCCAGCAGCTCAACCTCGAGCAGTGGCCGGAGCGCAAGCTGCTCAAGCTGAACATCGACGCCGGCGGCGTGCTGTCGCGCAAGGTGATCGAGCGGCTGCTCGCCGACGAACAGGCGTCGAGCCCGCAGCGCCCCGTGATTCCGGTCGCGCAGATCAAGGAGGCGTCATGA
- a CDS encoding TonB-dependent siderophore receptor, with protein MPSRRTPRRARTLRPWRASLPALITLCVASGAHADAEPAQAASAPAPASVSPPERELPMISVNASAAADPTVGYQPRTSSIAGGDARPIKEIPQAVAVVSSSVMQDQQARSLDDVLGNISGITQTNTLGGTRDAFIKRGFGSNNDGSVLVDGVRTPVLHSYLATIDRVEVLKGPASLLYGMQDPGGVINLITRKPEDTFGGSISASRTSHGGSSAQFDLTGPLGKPGQVAGGTLAFRLTGEYDTSRYWRSFGRERNALIAPALSWHDANTSIDVSYQYVDYTMPFDRGTVLVNGRPDDALRYRRYDEPWAQSSGIQETLRARVEHRFSDAWRVRATYGWGRDRYDQYIARGTAFNSATGAMTRTADANLGRNDSDQIATLGLLGNLTLAGMNHALYIGGEYERQRSFRGDTIRGKAIKGFDLYDPVYGLLAPGGTPNVKQSDSLSKVHTYSMIVQDSVKITDRLTAVGGLRWEDWQQESGMGRPFAFADRSHGNVWLPQFGLAYALTPSLTAYANVSRSFKANVASNVTSPLAPEFGRVLEAGLKFDLKPGITGTLAAYQIDKRNVAVTVGDITSTIGTARSRGIELDVAGQITRHLSLIGSYAYTNANDRDSNTSLVNVARHTGSLFAVYDTAIANLPGRWRFGGGARLVGARPGDTANSFTLPGYVTVDAFAAYETTIGKFPTRIQLNVKNLLDKTYYPSSNSNLIVAVGEPRLVTLTTTVSF; from the coding sequence ATGCCATCCCGTCGAACGCCCCGCCGCGCGCGGACCTTGCGCCCGTGGCGCGCGAGCCTGCCTGCCCTGATCACCCTTTGCGTCGCCAGCGGCGCGCATGCCGACGCGGAGCCCGCCCAGGCGGCATCCGCGCCCGCACCGGCATCCGTATCGCCGCCCGAACGCGAACTGCCGATGATCAGCGTCAATGCATCGGCGGCCGCCGATCCGACCGTCGGCTACCAGCCGCGCACCAGCAGCATCGCCGGCGGCGACGCGCGCCCCATCAAGGAGATCCCGCAAGCGGTCGCCGTGGTCAGCAGCAGCGTGATGCAGGACCAGCAGGCGCGCTCGCTCGACGACGTGCTCGGCAACATCAGCGGCATCACGCAGACCAACACGCTCGGCGGCACGCGCGACGCGTTCATCAAGCGCGGTTTCGGTTCGAACAACGACGGCTCCGTGCTCGTCGACGGTGTCCGCACGCCGGTGCTGCACAGCTATCTCGCGACGATCGATCGCGTCGAAGTGCTAAAGGGCCCGGCTTCGCTGCTGTACGGGATGCAGGACCCGGGCGGCGTGATCAACCTCATCACGCGCAAGCCGGAGGACACGTTCGGCGGCTCGATCTCCGCATCACGCACGAGCCACGGCGGCAGCAGCGCGCAGTTCGACCTGACGGGCCCGCTGGGCAAACCCGGGCAGGTCGCGGGCGGCACGCTCGCGTTCCGGCTCACCGGCGAATACGACACGAGCCGCTACTGGCGCAGCTTCGGCCGCGAACGCAACGCGCTGATCGCGCCCGCGCTGTCGTGGCACGACGCGAACACGTCGATCGACGTCAGCTACCAGTACGTCGACTACACGATGCCGTTCGATCGCGGCACCGTGCTCGTGAACGGCCGCCCCGACGACGCGCTGCGCTATCGCCGCTACGACGAACCGTGGGCGCAAAGCAGCGGGATCCAGGAAACGCTGCGGGCGCGCGTCGAGCACCGCTTCTCCGACGCGTGGCGCGTACGCGCGACGTACGGCTGGGGCCGCGACCGCTACGATCAGTACATCGCCCGCGGCACCGCCTTCAACAGCGCGACCGGCGCGATGACGCGCACGGCCGACGCGAACCTCGGACGCAACGACTCCGACCAGATCGCGACGCTCGGCCTGCTCGGCAACCTGACGCTCGCCGGGATGAATCACGCGCTCTACATCGGTGGCGAATACGAACGGCAGCGCAGCTTCCGCGGCGACACGATCCGCGGCAAGGCGATCAAGGGCTTCGATCTCTACGATCCCGTCTACGGCCTGCTCGCGCCGGGCGGCACGCCGAACGTGAAGCAGAGCGATTCGCTGTCAAAGGTCCACACGTATTCGATGATCGTGCAGGATTCCGTGAAGATCACCGACCGGCTCACCGCGGTCGGCGGGCTGCGCTGGGAAGACTGGCAGCAGGAATCGGGGATGGGGCGGCCGTTCGCGTTCGCCGACCGCTCGCACGGCAACGTGTGGCTGCCGCAGTTCGGGCTCGCGTATGCGCTCACGCCGTCGCTGACCGCGTATGCGAACGTGAGCCGCTCGTTCAAGGCGAACGTCGCGTCGAATGTCACGTCACCGCTCGCGCCGGAATTCGGCCGCGTGCTGGAAGCCGGCCTGAAGTTCGACCTGAAGCCCGGCATCACCGGCACGCTCGCGGCCTACCAGATCGACAAGCGCAACGTCGCGGTAACAGTAGGCGACATCACGTCGACGATCGGCACCGCGCGCTCGCGCGGGATCGAACTCGACGTCGCGGGGCAGATCACGCGGCACCTGAGCCTGATCGGCAGCTACGCGTACACGAACGCGAACGATCGCGACAGCAACACGTCGCTCGTCAACGTCGCGCGCCACACCGGCAGCCTGTTCGCGGTGTATGACACGGCGATCGCCAACCTGCCCGGCCGCTGGCGCTTCGGCGGCGGCGCGCGGCTCGTCGGCGCACGGCCCGGCGACACCGCGAACAGCTTCACGCTGCCCGGCTACGTGACCGTCGATGCGTTCGCGGCCTACGAGACCACGATCGGCAAGTTCCCGACGCGCATCCAGCTCAACGTGAAGAACCTGCTCGACAAGACCTACTATCCGTCGAGCAACAGCAACCTGATCGTCGCGGTCGGCGAGCCGCGGCTCGTCACGCTGACGACGACGGTGTCGTTCTGA